In the Clarias gariepinus isolate MV-2021 ecotype Netherlands chromosome 10, CGAR_prim_01v2, whole genome shotgun sequence genome, CGTATTATTTCCGTTCGAGTCCAATATGTATGTTGCCTTgccctacagtatgtagcagAAAAAATCCAATCCCTTTCATTTGGGGATTTTTATTACAGGCCGCATCCGAAATACCCCCCTACGCACTACAGAGGCGCCCTCCGTTTGCAACAGTGTAAACCCAGCGTTCTAGTGCGCTACACTTCCAACAGAGCGGCTTTGGAAACGGAATACGTTGTGTCAATATGGTAATGTAACATACTTGCGCAACATCctacaacacaaaacacactgCACACAAGCAGGCACGCCAATCTATCGCAAATGTAGTCATATGTACTTTATGGGGTGTTATATCAATATTAGTAACCATAACTGTCTATGATAGATGTTTATGATGCAAACGTCGGAAAGCCTCGTAcatgcgaaaaaaaaaacagactcacCTTCATAACCGTCGTacgtaataataattttgttttttgttttttaaaatggagCACGAATTATATCACAAAAATAACCAAATGCACGAAATAATGTCTAAGACCTTCCTTCTATCTATGTTTTGCAGCTGATTCTAACAGGAAGTGACGTTTAGGATGTTTACAGAATTATAGATTATGGAGACGTTTATGTTTTCGCCGCTAGAGGGCACCAAACTACCAAACACTTTCAAATGCTTTTCCTCACAGTACAGCCGTGGCTAACCGTTTCGAAAAAGACACAAATATAAATTCCTACAAAGCCTGACGCTTCAGTGTTCTTGTCAAATATTACCATAgaatactgaagtataattacaagcatttcataagtgttgaaggtttttattgacaattacattaagtttatttaaagagTAAATATCTGTAGTGTTGAGCCTCTTCAATTCACCCTgtcatgctgtcaatcaatgtgtgtcacatcctgactgatgtgcaggttcatcaccaaactgctCGTGCATGGTTGGGAGAAGCTGATCTTGTAGGATGTCCTTATACTGTACCTTTCTTTATTAGTTTTCACatttgtgagtgagcccacactgacagacatacagtattctGCATAAGATATACATAATAATCTACGAAacggggtagggctttttcatatttagccccaaagctttggaatagccttccagacagtgtttcccagtttaaaagtagactcaagacgcatctctttaatctggcatacacgtaactcatcccataacctcatactccagtacatctatcctgaatggcaactacgctaattctctccatctgttctgtatttttctacccatcccgaggcatctagagattgtgccagcttcagtagacaaaggccaaccctgtgaggatcctgaggcatccagagaaggaccagcccaagttggattctgcttcatgatggttggagctacacatcctgctcctgtgctcccagtgatctagaccccatctgccctctgcacctactgactccctgtgctgaactggacttcatgttaatttaaagaatttctgttatattgtactttcagctgcataacacacatggtgttatatcatctctatctgttatcacccaaatgaggatgggttccctgttgagtctggttcctctcaaggtttcttcctattgccatctcagggagtttttccttgtcactgtcgccgtcacccttggcttgcttatcagagaaatttcattaattcatctcattattatctagacacatttttttcacacatacacaatttattatcattctttaatttctttcattttgtgaagctgctttgagacaatgactattgttaaaagtgctatataaataaaataaaattgaattgaattgaattgaatatagtAGTTGGACTGGGGTAAAGTCATTTTCTCTAATGAATGCCCTTTCCGCTTGTTTGGGTCATCCTGAAAAAAGGTGAGAGCTACCATCAGTACTTTTGGCCATGGCtgtactttttaaatgaaataaatttaattttgaaataaatattttcttttctattaaaTACACAGTGGTTCTGGAGTAATGTTCATAATTTGGGACACAGGTAGTATTTAAGTAtgttatacattataaaatataaaaaaaaaaatatcccaacATATTTATGAAACttgaattaaataattcattttttatttattctttattgttttcACCGCTTATTCCATAAAAAGGGTCACAGGGgccctggagtctatcccaggagacttcatTCAGGCGGGATTCACTCTAGACGGGGTGACAATTCATCGCACggcacacagacatactgtacacacaatcatgacaatttgggaacagcaattagcctaatatacatttctttgtgggagaaaacgcatcaagcatggggaatacttgcaaactccatgcacacagagacaggaatcgaactcagacCATGAAcatctgtttgcatgttttccccgtgcttggtgggtttccttcgggtactccggttttctcccacagtctaaagatatgcaggcaaggctaattggcgttcccaaattgcccgtagtgtgtgtcaatgtgtatatgtgtgtgccttgcgatggattgccaTCGTACCccgatgtaccccgccttgtgccctaagcctcctggaataggctccaggtctccgcgaccctgaatacagggtaaagcagtatagaagatgagtaagtgaataCAGACCCATATGCAAGCTTTTACTATAGCAGCAATAATCTACAGTATTTACCAAAAAGAAAGTTCTACTACTTGCAGAAGTAGTAAAAACTACTTGTAAATCTAaggtaaaaaaatctttgtgctGGTATTACTATAAGTGACAGAATGTTATCATTTGAGAAAGCATTAATACAAGCCTGCAATTTGCCTTGCCGATAGAACTACTGTACTATCAACgcttcttttattaaaaaaaataatcattaacacttttcatcaaatcaaatcacagaATCCAACAGCACTGTGACACAATAAATACCTGAATCAAAGCTCTTTTTCTGGCTTTTAGGGTGAGAATGACTAGCTGTTGTAGGGTTTTCTACTGGGCATAGGATCAGCAAGATAATAAGATTGAGGATTTCTAAAAATACCATAGCAAATTATTCCCAGGTTAAAAACAAAGAGGATTAGTTTAGTTTGTCTGGAAGGAAACATCTTGGTTTAGTAAATTAGATCACAGCGGTCAGTCTGGCAGGGGTGACGCTGACCGAACGGTGATGGGCTGCTCACATAAGGAGATTTAAACATGGGTCAGGAGCAAAGTGACTCTGACAAGGAGGTAGAAGTGTCTCAAATTCATTCGCTTTACACCATTTTCATGAGGGAGTGTCCCAGTGGAGCGCTGCATCTCCACGAATTCCGCAGAATCTTTGGAGTCCAGAGTTCTTCCGAAGAAGAGGCGCTTTTTATGAAGATTTTATTTCAATCTTTTGACCAGAACAAGGTGTGTATCTGAAAACCATGGGGgtgtttggtttttaattaatgtgtaaattgtgtacaaatataaaacatttacatgagTTTTTGCTACTGGAATtcacattagttttttttgtgtgtgtgtgtctttgttcaCTAGTTTATCAAAAGCTCAGGGTCGTTATGGGTGTTGGGGTAAAAAGTTTTGGTAGGAATTTGCGAAACCACCTTGCAGAAGATTTATAAAACTACTATTCTtatcaaaattaaatatacatatacagtatgcacattTGTTTTTGAAAAGTGCAAAAATTCACATAATGAGAGTAAGTACTTAATTAATTAGTGTAATAACTTCATATGTAAtccttttccatattttttctaTTGTTATACCATTTTTCTGAGTGGCACAGTGGAAAGcaatgtcaccttgcacctgcctctggtttgtacagtatgtgtggaggttgcatgttctgcctgtgcttggtttgtttcctctgggtactcgggtttcctccaacagtccaaaaaattaggctaattggcaggggtggcacggtggtttagtggttagcattgtcgccttgcacctccagggttcgattcccggccagactcgatttcTGTCtcgatactctggtttcctcccacagtccaaagacctgccgATTGgggtaattggtgttcccaaactgcctgtagtgtgtaaatgagcacgtgagtgtgtgtatgtgtgtgtgccctgcgatggattggcaccttgttcTGCCTCGTGCtcgaagtctcctgggataggctccaggcccccgcaaccctggatacagcggtatagatgatggtgagtggcagattaggctaattggtgtcctaaataatgtttgtgtggGATTGTACTCCGTGATACATCCtcgtccaggatgtaccccgcctcaggGGATACGCCCGAACCCTGGAGGGTGGATAATGGGTATAGAAAAttattgaatatatttttttcttttaaaattggcCTTTTCCAAGCAGGTGTTTTTGGggaacagatgtgtgtgtgtgtgtgtgtgtgtgcgcgcaggtaaaaaagagagagattagCGGAGTAACAGGTCATGTGACGAATCAGGTGATAAGCCTCGTAGGTTGTTATATGATGACATGGAGTTCATGTTTTCATGAGATGTCATTATATCTCTACAGGCTGATTATCTGCTTCCagttacttttacttaacatcAATCAGTACCTTCATTTTAATGTAAGAacacaatacatttaaaactatGGCAGATTTTAACTATGTATGACAATTGGTTATTTcacgaaaaaataaataaaacaaagaagtACCACaagtttttaaaaggttttaacaGCGGCTGCATTgggttttttcttcctcctctaAGTAATGCTGctttatcattcattcatccgtTCATCCTCTTTAAGCACTTTATTCTGGTCGAGGTCACGGTGGATCATGAGCCTATCCAATGAGACAGAAATACACCCACGGGCACCGTGcatccacacatacacatagtCACATTCATGTTCACATCTAAACGCAATGCTGCTTTTATGGTGCCTTGAAAGTGGTAATTTGCAAGTTATAATGTTGTCATTTTTTAGATGTTTGACatgcaaagagagaaaaaaaacaacaacagacgCCTCCACAAAAGCACGCCTTTTGTTTGCTCTGTCAGAGCATGTAAAGTTCATAAAAAGTTGCTTTAAGTGAACTTTTACGGTTATAGGCCTGAGTGGGTACTGGTACTGACTTCCCACagttcacatactgtagcatagAATTTTAATCAGGTTAAGGCCAAGACTCTGCAGTGGTCagtttatgtgtaaaaatggttcctcatgctcccagagccACTCGTTGACAATCTGAGTCCTTGAACATGGCCGTGCCTTAAGGGGATAAGAACTTCATATctactccatagatgtgataacctggtcattcagtacattcagatcgtcagctgacttcgttttattgccacataacgttgctaagCCTAGACCTGAACAACTGAAGCAGCCCCAGATCATCACTTCCTCCGGGGGCGCTATACATGATGGATGCATCTCATTATGCGCTTTCTTCTTTCCCTGATGCTCCCGTCActttggaatagggtcagtctggattcatcagaccacatgacatttttccaTTCCTCCAAAGTCAAGTCTTTATGCTCCCAAGCAAACAGAAGcctgtttttttctgattattctCACTAATAAGTGTtgagctgtttagtcccaaacaTGTGGGTTCTCAGTACATTCTTATTGTGTTTGTGaggaaatgctcttattttcactaATTTGTACTGTGAAAGTGGAGGTGTGAGTGATCTTTGAACATGGTCATTTCTTGGACCACACATTTCGTCCATGTTTAGAACACTATTCTTTTTAGCTCTAATAATGTGTCGGACAGTTCCTAACCCAATACAACCCATTTATTTGCTCGATTCAGGCGGATTTGACTTGTCTAAAacacaataatatattttctaCAGCCACAGGATGCATATTTTGACATGGATGTTTAAGagatgagaagctactcactgcaccAGTTAGTATTAAAAGAACCAGCTTGAACATACAGTTCAAGTTGGACAATAAAAATCAAACGTCTGATTTCAGACcataataattcattagtatggtgtagggcctgcTATTATGGCCAATGCAGCATCaattcttgcagaatagtggccaggtcattacgtgatgctggtggagaaaaaggtttcctgactcgctcctccaaaacaccccaaagtggctcaacaatatttagatctggtagGCCATGAGAGATgatcaacttcactttcatgtcaatcaaaccactctgtcaccagtcttgctgtgtgtattggtgcgtTATTATCCTGATGCACGGCACCGCCTTCAGAATACGATGtgtgaaccattgggtgcacatggtcctccagtaTGATTCTGTAGTCCTTGCCAGTGacgcgcccatctagcacaagtattgggcctatggaatgccatgatattgaagcccaaaccatcactgatccactcCCATGCTTCaatctgggcatgcaacagtctgggtagTAGGCTTCTTTGCGGCTTCTTCACACTGTAACTCTCCCAGATGTGGAAAAGActgtgaaggtggactcatcagagaacaatacatgttttacattgtccacagcccaagatttatGCTGTTGGCACCATTGAAAGCaacgtttggcattggcacgagtgaccaaatggctatagcagcccagccatgtacattgaccctacCGTATGGTTACTGGATACAGTTACTCCTGtcggatgtggttcgtccttcttggtggtatgctgacattacgcTGGGTATTGTGTCttttgatacatcacaaagacttgctgtcttggtcacagatgcgccagtgAGATGTGCACCAATAATTTGTCCTCTTTGTACTCTGATATATCACCCCTAATGTTgcaattgcaatattttaagcaaaactgtgctattactctgctaatgaaaccttcacactctgttcttactggtggaatgtgcaatcaattaAGATTAGCCAACAGGCTGGTTTAATATAGCCATGAAACCTctaacactaaattggccagtgtttcgggttcattgtccaacccctgtattaATCTTTGTGATAGTTATCCGATCAAAAGCTCTAAAATATCATGTCGGaaaaattcttttaataattgtttCAAAGAAAAGTCTGACCTGAATGGAacattacagtaaaaataaagaacaaatctACAGAATATAAATGaagaaaaggttttgtctgtacattggttagAACCTGCTCTTATAATATCATTATGTTTAATACATTAGagaaccagaaaccagtctcagagaAAATTCCGTCTGCCTGTTTGTCTTTTATGATTTTGTcacatcatgcaaaactggctggacagtattttgcaaaacttttgcaatacttggatatctgcctgaagtttaacctgcaccataagtgaaataaaaatgttaagtaaaagcgaAGTTATAACCAGTTATTGGCCAAATTTAATAATCTGGCTTTTAAATAacctactaataagctacttgctcaatgtaaacgaTGGGTAAACATCTGCAcccataaatattaaatagaaaaGCTCAGCTTAAAATTTGCACTGGAATAAAactggtataagtgaattttaatgcagTGGAGTTATTTTAAGACGAAACATAATCTTTATCCGATCaatttttttgatttctcatctgtgattcactctccgattaccaaacagggagtgtatttggctgatgaggAAAGAAATTCAATTTAGCATAATAtactttcaattaaaaaaatttatttctttgtattattaagttagacagagagttctgctgtacagaaagacaggcagacatgtacgtgggcttcaacatgaaataataatatcactgattacattaaagctgattagattatgtttagctttaaccttttaactctttACAAACTGGTCGAAAGTAATGCtaatatattttgtttctgtctctgtgtacaGGATGGTATTATAGACTTCCTCGAGTTCGTGGCAGCTGTGCATCTCGTCTTGAGGGGAAAACTGCAGGATCGGCTCAAGTGGTCTTTCAAAGTGTATGACAGAGATGAAAATGGGAAACTTGACAAGAATGaagttaaaaacattattaaagtaAAGAATTGCTACTTGCTTTGACATATTTGAATAAACTAGatgtaaataaaagcattttttgtattaaaaacacctgGCGAATGAATGGATAAATATAGTAGATGTAATGTTGTTAATGGTAATTTATTGAATACGGTTCATAGATCATTTGCAAGCTCAAGAAAAGAAGCATAAACATGACACCTGATGACGTATGTGACAGAATATTTGAGCACGTGGACCAAAACAAAGATGGTAGGTATGTGTGGGTCATCAGTATCACAAATACATTATGTTACAATGactaacaatatatatatatatatatatatatatgtgtgtaggtgtgtgtgtgtgtgtgtgtgtgtgtatggcagAATTATATGCACACATCCACATCTTACAAGTATATACTACAGTTGAAGTGTCAGTGTTTGAATGTAGTATATCCTTCGACCCCTTCCAAAAGCCCTTAGTATTTCTAAGTGAGACCGCTCTTTCTTAATGCCTTCATGCATTTAACTATTATATGAttcataaatacacaaaaagcTGTCGAGCAACAGTGCATAAAGCATACAAACATGGTACAATATGAGCATCTAAAATGGTTACTTCAAATGTTTCATCCCTTGTAGATCAGATTTCATTGTCCGAGTTTATGACTGGCGCACAGAGGGATGCCTGGATTATGGATGTGCTTAAACTCGATGTGCGTGCCAGCAGCTGGTTCAAAAACaactggagaaaaaaagaaatgacgtCAAAGGGTTTGACAGGAAAATCAATTGGTCACAGCAGCTCTTGTAAAGGTAAAGTGTCTAACTTGATCGAGAAGCTGCATTCTCCTCTGATGATGTTAGATGGAACGGGAATGATGTTTAATATCTGAACATGGCATAGTTCTAGGAGTGTTATGTACTGTAGTCGGCACATGGTCCATATGTGGTGGTGGAGCAAACAGCATCTACAAATGCAGTCAAACTAAAACAATAGATATGTTCTTAATTAAATCAAGATGAAGAtgatttctttaattaattaagtacggtttaatttaatttaatttaaattaattaaataaggtTCCATGTTTCATGATTTCACTTTaacaactttcaaatacactaTTTCAATGTTTACGTAAATGAGCTGAtgctgagcc is a window encoding:
- the guca1g gene encoding guanylate cyclase activator 1g; the encoded protein is MGQEQSDSDKEVEVSQIHSLYTIFMRECPSGALHLHEFRRIFGVQSSSEEEALFMKILFQSFDQNKDGIIDFLEFVAAVHLVLRGKLQDRLKWSFKVYDRDENGKLDKNEVKNIIKIICKLKKRSINMTPDDVCDRIFEHVDQNKDDQISLSEFMTGAQRDAWIMDVLKLDVRASSWFKNNWRKKEMTSKGLTGKSIGHSSSCKE